One Delphinus delphis chromosome 3, mDelDel1.2, whole genome shotgun sequence genomic region harbors:
- the LOC132423202 gene encoding protocadherin gamma-A4 isoform X17 encodes MQAPPNTDWRFSQAQRPGTSGSQNGDETGTWPNNQFDTEMLQAMILASASEAADGSSTLGGSAGTMGLSARYGPQFTLQHVPDYRQNVYIPGSNATLTNAAGKRDGKAPAGGNGNKKKSGKKEKK; translated from the exons CAAGCCCCGCCCAACACGGACTGGCGTTTCTCCCAGGCCCAGAGACCCGGCACCAGCGG ATCCCAAAATGGCGATGAAACCGGCACCTGGCCCAACAACCAGTTTGACACAGAGATGCTGCAAGCCATGATCTTGGCCTCCGCCAGTG AAGCCGCTGATGGGAGCTCCACCCTGGGAGGGAGTGCCGGCACCATGGGCTTGAGTGCCCGCTACGGACCCCAGTTCACCCTGCAGCACGTGCCCGACTACCGCCAGAACGTCTACATCCCCGGCAGCAATGCCACTCTGACCAACGCAGCTGGCAAGCGAGATGGCAAGGCCCCGGCAGGTGGCAACGGCAACAAGAAGAAGTCGGGCAAGAAGGAGAAGAAGTAA
- the LOC132423202 gene encoding protocadherin gamma-B5 isoform X16 gives MVPEAWRSGLQAPPNTDWRFSQAQRPGTSGSQNGDETGTWPNNQFDTEMLQAMILASASEAADGSSTLGGSAGTMGLSARYGPQFTLQHVPDYRQNVYIPGSNATLTNAAGKRDGKAPAGGNGNKKKSGKKEKK, from the exons CAAGCCCCGCCCAACACGGACTGGCGTTTCTCCCAGGCCCAGAGACCCGGCACCAGCGG ATCCCAAAATGGCGATGAAACCGGCACCTGGCCCAACAACCAGTTTGACACAGAGATGCTGCAAGCCATGATCTTGGCCTCCGCCAGTG AAGCCGCTGATGGGAGCTCCACCCTGGGAGGGAGTGCCGGCACCATGGGCTTGAGTGCCCGCTACGGACCCCAGTTCACCCTGCAGCACGTGCCCGACTACCGCCAGAACGTCTACATCCCCGGCAGCAATGCCACTCTGACCAACGCAGCTGGCAAGCGAGATGGCAAGGCCCCGGCAGGTGGCAACGGCAACAAGAAGAAGTCGGGCAAGAAGGAGAAGAAGTAA